The Sesamum indicum cultivar Zhongzhi No. 13 linkage group LG9, S_indicum_v1.0, whole genome shotgun sequence genome segment AAAAACCCTTGTCCGAATCAGTACCAGATTTCTTGAAAACTCTTGTACCAAAGAGAAAGAACCCAAAAGCGTGTCCTGCCACAGCAACAATCAGCACACCCACATTGAATGACATGACGGCTAGCATCACAAGATAGCCCACACCAATCCTCACTCCATGCACCACTGTCCGAATCAAACCACCAGAAACTTTGCCGCGACCTTCGACGTCGATTCTTCCGCACTGGGAGAGCCACTCGTCCATGACCGAAAGCAGGAAGACGAATATGAGGGCCAAAACGTACATCCCTGTGCTTGTTCCGGGCCACCCAGAGAAGAGAATTTCAGCGTTCTTGCCCCAGAAAAATGTCATGCGCATGATCATGGCATGATGAGAGGACGAGGTCGTGGTGTGATGCTGCATGCCGTCTGCCGGGGATGGTGACGGCGGCGGCGCCATTCCAGGCATCTTCTCCATGCTTGATCATACACTATGATTTTGAAGACACTGAAATTAAGAGGCAGATGCAGTGAGTACGTAGTGATTATATAAGACAGCGTCGCTGTACTGCTTTCCACACCTACTGTACTCCACTTTTGACAATTTCGCAAATCCTTCTTAATAATATGCATCCCTTTCCATTCTTGACTATTTTCGTTTCAAGCTAATTTTCTGTTTCAAATCTCGtcatatattctattttaatcagtatatacattttttatgtcTATATTAAACCAAGTATATATAACACATAAAAACAATAGAGGGATTAAAAAGTCTAATGCAGTGGATGGTGACGtgttattttaactaattaattaataggttAGTTTGTAGGAAAAGTGTTTTTCGTATTAGATAATGAAAGCCATTGTGTAAGGCaccatatattaattatgtttcgAAAATTGAGTTGACCTAAACCTATACCTATACCTATACCCCATTTTAAGTTAGTATTTACAACcttctaacttttttatttggtgACTATgcaacttataatatattcttaaatcatttttacaagatgtatatttaaaaacttatagaaTATCATAAAGTGTTTTAtgagatataaataaaatactgcaattttacataattttctcatttgaCAAAAAGATTCAAACCCAAAACTAAACTTTTTATCTGGACTCATTATGATAtcatgttattttatttaaaaatttaaattaataaataaaaaaattatttaaaataataatattttttaatattataattctttagactttaatatgttgttaaaaattaattttatataattaatttatacaaaatttaattaaacaaaattaaaaaaaaaagaaaatgtcgaAGTCGTGACTTGTGATCAcgatttgacaattttattaaaaaaaatttcttttaatgtcgagttgtgattttaaatcacgactcgacatattattattagtatattaaaattaattatattaatataatatttttttttactaataaaatattaaataactgcCTTTCTAGCACGGCGCTTCTCATGCACCTTCACCTTCTCACATCTCTTACACACACAATGTTGTTGCCACTTATAATTGTCTTTTTGCGGtctgaattttatatttttgtgtctCATTGTTCCTGTCCAAACTATAaactcatttatatatatatatatatataacttcaGCCTTCCggcactagaaaaaaaattattattaattataatattagtgattatgattaaaaattatgatcagtgattattattaactacgattaaataagattgacacaaaaaattaattttttttataaaaaaattatttgctacAGCTAAAagtcatgataaaaatatttgttatgagtaaatattttaactaccTCGCAAAAACTACCATAAAACTctttgttattaaatattataattcttctgGCCAATACAACcgctatgtttgttttcatttccaacttattttcaaaacaagttaaaacatactcaatatttgccatcattcaaaaacaccttatttaggtgttttaaactgttttagcacaaatacatacatatatataaatatatataaaaaggcATGATATGAcaatgatttgacaataaatagtaatttttgtctcccaaaacacaacattaaacatataatacttattttaaattatctctaaaaacaaatccaaacatacatactatctctaacacacttatttatctttatttttctctatctatctccataaaacataataaaacactcagaaaatgaatccaaaacATCTCGTAATTTAAAGTGATGCAAGCAAAAAGTTTGGGTTTGAGATGAGATTTTTGGGGTTTTGGTCATTTGTCATTTGAATGGGGGTCAATTGCATTTTTGCCACACCTCTGAACAAAATAGGTTTCCATCACAATTTTATTGCACaacataaattaatcttaCAACTAAcggaaaacaaaatttgttcATGTATCCTCAACAACAATTCATGGGTGGAAGATCGGAAGTCTTCCCCGGAGCACTCGCCTGTTTGTTAAAAGCCCTACttccaaacaagaaaaagccGATACTATGTCCGGCAATGGCAACTAGAAACACCCCGGCGTTGAACGACATGATTGCAAGCATTACAAGGTAAGCCAACCCAATCCTCACGGCGTAGAGGAGCGTCTGCAGCATGCCCACCGCCGCGGCGGACCGCTGGCTGGAGGAGGATGATCCTCGGAGGATGGTGCAGTTGGAGAGCCACTCAACGATGAAGGCAAGGAAAAAGACCAGCGCAAGGGCTAAAAGGTACATGCCCAGATGGCCGTAGCCGGGCCACCCGTCGAATAGAATCTCAGCGTTTTTGCCCCAGAAGAAGGTCATGTGCATCATCATGTGACGGCGGTGCATCATCATCGTGCCGTTTGATGGAGGGCTATGCGTGTGGCCACCGCCATCCATCTCCGGTCCTGTGCTCTCGTGGCGGTGGATGGGATGTAGATAGAGAAGTTTGTGGTGAATATTGAGAGGTTGGTTGTgatgatcaaaattgaaagagaGTAGGCAGTACAATTGCAGTAAATAGAGTGtagtacaataattaaaatttagagtTTGTTATGTACGGCAAACAATAAGTTCGGGGAATAGAAGAACAGTGTAGGGGTCCTCTCTGCCACTGCTCTCTTTTCATTAACTGCTGCACTCACAAATTCTCGCCGAGTGGCAGATGGCATCAAATCGGGTAAATTAAACTGATATTTGTTCAAGttggatttttaattaaaaatttgctTCCATGTACTTGTTGtacgtattttttaaaagtgtaCTTGTAATGTTCCTAAGAATGATGAGAGATTTTTGTATTTAGATATAACATTAGGGAGGGATGacgtaatttacccttttactttttgttgCAGTTTCTAGTTTTGTTGTTTGAGTTCGGTCAGTAGACTTTCAATAGAGAGAGATGGGAGTGGTAAGTGGGCTGGTTGGGTATAAATGGGTCTAAATATACGGGTTAGATTGCAAATCGGACGAGTCAGGTTAttataaatcattttattaattcgaatctaaaaattttaaaatttcacacaatagaaaggaaaaaagataatatttgagctattaaaaaatgtgattaCTACTTGTAATGTAATAGGActaaacttatattatatgtcATTTCTGTCAAATGAACATGTACATTAAGATTCATTTgctaaatcataaaataaaaacaggaGATACGACATGAGAAGCCATGAGATCcagtataattttgtaattggtgatccataaaatcaagaatttttcGTACATTATGAAACTGGATCATCTAAATGCCAACATGGGAGATTTGTTATTTTGTCCCCGGCAATGAGGTGATAAACTCTACCAAGCGGTATAGTGAGTCGTACGAAGAACCTCCTTCGTTTATGGATCGCTCTATTTCCCGTTTCATGTGCAATGCTCTCTGTCTTATTGCATCCCCTTCTTCGCTTACCATCAGAGTCCTAATGGCTTCCTGGATGCTTCTCTCACCAGCATTCTCCAATTCCATGCCTACTCTCCACACGTAGGTCAGGTACCTTGCATTCACCAGCTGATCTGAAAAACATGGCATGCATATTAACGGAACACCCTCACACATGCTTTCTAAGGTCGAGTTCCAACCACAATGCGTCAAGAACCCTCCCACTGCTGGATGAGCTAAAACCTTCTTTTGAGGCGT includes the following:
- the LOC105170639 gene encoding copper transporter 2-like, which encodes MEKMPGMAPPPSPSPADGMQHHTTTSSSHHAMIMRMTFFWGKNAEILFSGWPGTSTGMYVLALIFVFLLSVMDEWLSQCGRIDVEGRGKVSGGLIRTVVHGVRIGVGYLVMLAVMSFNVGVLIVAVAGHAFGFFLFGTRVFKKSGTDSDKGFSLPTGC
- the LOC105170640 gene encoding copper transporter 6, whose amino-acid sequence is MDGGGHTHSPPSNGTMMMHRRHMMMHMTFFWGKNAEILFDGWPGYGHLGMYLLALALVFFLAFIVEWLSNCTILRGSSSSSQRSAAAVGMLQTLLYAVRIGLAYLVMLAIMSFNAGVFLVAIAGHSIGFFLFGSRAFNKQASAPGKTSDLPPMNCC